The segment TCGCCATGGCCCCCTTCCGGCACTACAGCATCGCGAACGGGATGAAGATGGCCCGGATCTCCCCCGAGATGAAGGTGATCCAGGAGCGCTACCGGAAGGTGCCGCTCATGGACCCCAAGCGCCAGGAGATGCAGGAGGAGATGGGCGCCCTCTACGCCAAGCACGGAATGAGCATGGGAACCCAGATGCTCGTGGGTTGCCTGCCCATCCTGCTCACCATGCCCTTCCTGATCGCGTTCTATCGGGTGCTCACGGTCTCCATCGAGCTGCGGGGGGCGTCCTTCCTCTGGATCACCGACCTCTCCCAGAAGGACCCCCTGTTCCTGACCCCGGTGCTCATGGGAGTGTCGATGTTCGTCATGCAGAGGCTGACCCCCAGCACCATGGACCCCGCGCAGCAGCGGGTCATGATGATCATGCCCCTCATGCTCTCGGGGATGTTCCTCTGGGCCCCGGGGGGGTTGAATCTCTACTGGCTGGCCAGCAACCTGTGCTCCATCGCGCAGCAGACCTTGACTCTCCGGATCCTCAAGGTCCACCAGCCCGCGGCGGGGGGCCGGAAGCGCAAGTAAAAGGTGGGGACAGGGTGGGGGGTCGATGAAGTTACGGAGCCGTACGTGGAAGAGCGATCCCCTCCCCCTACGTGGGGAGGGATAGGGTGGGGGGTCGATGAAGGACCGGGCTTTTAGCGGGAGAGACTTGAAGGATGCCTTGGCGGCCGCGGGAGCGGCCCTCGGTCTCCCGGTGGCGGCCCTGCGTTACGTCGTGCTCGACCCCGGCTCGCCCGGCCGGGTGGGGGCCCAGCCGACCCCGGCGCGAATCGCGGTGATGCTGGACGAGCCGGGCCCCGCGGCCCGCGAGGCGGAGCCCGGCGAGTTCTTCGACGACGAGGACGATCCCCTGACCTTGATCCGGGAGGTGGTCCAGGCCCTCGCGGAGACGGCGGGGATCGAGGTGGCGGCCGAGGTCGCGGAGGAGCGCGAGGCGGTGGTGGTCCGGCTGGCGGGCCCCGGCCGGGGGTTCTTCTTCGGGGAGGACGGGCGGGGGGAGGTCCTGCGGGCGTTCGAGCACCTGCTGCAGCGGATGTTCGGCCCCGACGTGGCCCCCCGGCCGGTCCGGGTCGAGTGCGAGGGGTTCCGGGAGCGACGGGACGCCGCCCTGGCGGCGGAAGCGCACGCGCTGGCGGAGGCGGTCCGGCAGGAGGGCCGGCCCCGCACCATGCCCCCCCTGAACGCCTACGAGCGCCGGATCGTCCACGTCGCCCTCACGGAGGCGCCCGGCATCGTGACCTACAGCGTGGGGGAGGGAGCGGACCGGCGGGTCACGATCGCTCCCGCGCCGGGGCCCGGGGGGCCGGAGTCGGGACGCCCCGAGCCGGGCTCCGACGGCTGACCGGTCGGGGGGGCGGCCGCACCGCGCCCCCCTGGAGGCTCTCGGCCTCGGGGCGACCGCCCTCGACCGGGCCGAGGCCTACCTGGATCTCCTGGCCCGCTGGAACGTGCGGGTCAACCTCACGGGGGCCCGGAGCGCGGGGGACCGCGTCCGTCTCCTGGTCGCGCCCGTGCTCCCCGCGCTGACCCTGCCCCATCCGGGACGGCTGATCGACGTGGGGTCGGGCAACGGCTCGCCCGGACTCGTCCTCGCCCTCCTGCGAGACGACCTCCGGGCGGTCCTGCTGGAGCCTCGGGCGCGGCGATGGGCCTTCCTGCGAGAGGCGACCCGCGCGGCCGGGCGGGACGACGTCGAGGTTCTGCGGCTGCGCCACGACCAGTACGAGGGGCCTCCGGCCCCCACCGTGACCTTGCGGGGGCTCGCGCTGCCGCTCGCCCCCCTCGCCCGGATGGTCGAGCCGGGCGGGCGCCTGCTGGTGTTCGGCGGGCGGCCGCGCGAAGCGGGACCCTTCCGGCGGGAGGCGAGCCCGGTCGACGCGCGGGACCTGCAGGTCTTCCGGCGCGAGGCGTGAGGTCGCGGGGGCGTTGGCCGACCGGCCCATGTTCCACGTGGAACGTCGCGGGGAAGCAATGGACGCGGGGGGCGTGTGCTATCCTCGCGTCCCGCCGAGGGACGACGGCAAAGGGGGAGAGTAGGGCACGAGCCGTGGGACGCGTCATCGCCGTGGCCAACCAGAAGGGCGGGGTCGGCAAGACTACGACCGCGATCAACCTCGCGGCCAGCCTGGCCGCCGCGGAGCGCCGGGTGCTGGCGGTGGACGCCGACCCCCAGGGGAACCTGACCTCCGGGCTGGGGCGCAAGATCCGGGAGTCGCGCCCCAGCCTCTATGAGGCCCTCATCGAGCAGCGCCCGCTCGAGGAGCTCATCATCGCCACCGACCTCGAGCAGCTCTCCCTCGTCCCCTCCGACCGCAACCTGACGGGGGCCGAGGTCGAGCTCGTCCCCCTGCTGGCCCGCGAGTTCCGGCTGAAGGAGGCCCTCGCCCCGGTGACGGGGCGGTTCGACTACGTGTTCATCGACTGCCCTCCCAGCCTGGGCCTCCTCACGGTGAACGCCCTGGTCGCCGCCGACCGCGTCCTGATCCCCCTCCAGTGCGAGTACTTCGCCCTGGAAGGGGTCTCCGAGCTGACCTCCACCATCCAGCGGATCAAGCGGGCCTTGAACCCGAGCCTCGAGATCGAAGGGGTGATCCTGACCATGGTGGACGAGCGCACGAACCTCACCCAGCAGGTGATCGGAGAAGTGCGGGGCCACTTCCACGACCAGGTCTTCAAGACCCAGGTTCCGAGGAGCGTCCGGCTCGCCGAGGCCCCCAGCTTCGGCAAGCCGGTCCTCCTCTACGACATCCGCTCGAAGGGCGCCGAGGCCTACCTGGAGCTGGCCCAGGAGCTCATGTCCCACGGGCAGATGGCCCTCTTCGCCCGGTGAGACGGCGCTGCCCATGACGGGCCCGAAGCGGCGCGCCCTCGGCAAGGGGCTCTCGGCCCTCCTGCCGATTCCCGAGCCGGAGGGAGGGGCCGTCCCCTTGTCCGAGCCGGGAAGCGCCGAGGTCCCCATCGACCACCTCGACCCGAACCCCTTCCAGCCCCGCTCGGCCCTGGACCCCGCCCGGCTCGGCGAGCTGGCCGCCTCCCTCCGGGAGAGCGGGATGGTCCAGCCGATCCTCGTCCGCCGGGTGGGGGAGCGCTACCAGATCATCGCGGGGGAGCGGCGCTGGCGGGCCGCGCGGCAGATCGGCCTCGGCACCGTCCCCGTGGTCGTGCGGGAGGTGCCGGACGAGAGGCTCCTCGAGCTGGCCCTCGTCGAGAACATCCAGCGCCAGGAGCTGACCCCGCTGGAGGAGGCCCAGGCTTTCCACCGGCTGCAGGAGGAGTTTCGCCTCACCCAGGAAGAGGTGGCGCGCCGGGTGGGACGCGAGCGGTCCACCATCGCCAACACCCTCCGCCTCCTCCGTCTCCCTCGCGAGCTGCGCGACCTCCTCGCCACGGGCCGGCTCGACGCGGGCCACGCCCGCGCCCTCCTCGCCCTCGACGGGGCCGAGGACCAGGTGGCCCTGGGGCGGGAGGTCGCCCGCAAGGGGCTCTCGGTGCGGGAGGTGGAGCGGCGGGTCGCTCTCCTGCGCGCGCCCCGGAAGCGCACCTCGAGCCGGCGCGACGCCAACACCCGGGCCGCCGAGGAGCGGCTGCGGGCCGCCCTGGGGACACGGGTCCGGATCAGTCGTCGGGGCAAGGGCGGGACCCTGCGCATCCCCTTCTCGAGCGAGGCGGAGCTGAACCGGCTGTTCGAGCTCCTCCTCCGGGCGGGACGCGGGCGTTGACGAGGGCCGTCCCCGCCCCGTGCTATCGTGGCCCCGAGTGGCGACGGCGTTCCCCTCTCCCTCGCGGGGAGAGATAGGGGCGGGGTCGAAGAAGGGCGCGGAGCCAGACGAGCAACAGCGTTCCCCTCCCCCTGCGTGGGGAGGGACAGGGTGGGGGGTCGAAGAACGATGATCAAGCTCAAAGGCCTGGCGGCCGAGGATCTCAACGGCTTCATGGACGAAGGGACGGAGTTCCTGGGGGAGCTTCGCTTTCGGGACACCCTCCGCATCGACGGGCGCCTCAAGGGGAAAATCGTCTCCGACAACACGTTGATCATCGGGGAGTCGGGCCAGGTGGACGCGGACATCGACTGCGGAGTGGTCTCCATCCGGGGCACGGTGAGCGGGCGGGTGCACGGGCGGCAACGGATCGAGCTCCTGGCCGGCTCGAAGGTGCAGGCCACCCTGATCTCCCCCAAGCTCGTGATCGAGGACGGCGCGTTCTTCCAGGGCGACTGTCAGATGGGCTCCCCGCCCAAGGGAGCCTTCCTCCCCGCGGGGGGCGGCGGCTCCTGACCGCCCGTCCCGCCCCGCC is part of the Candidatus Methylomirabilis sp. genome and harbors:
- a CDS encoding R3H domain-containing nucleic acid-binding protein, whose amino-acid sequence is MKDALAAAGAALGLPVAALRYVVLDPGSPGRVGAQPTPARIAVMLDEPGPAAREAEPGEFFDDEDDPLTLIREVVQALAETAGIEVAAEVAEEREAVVVRLAGPGRGFFFGEDGRGEVLRAFEHLLQRMFGPDVAPRPVRVECEGFRERRDAALAAEAHALAEAVRQEGRPRTMPPLNAYERRIVHVALTEAPGIVTYSVGEGADRRVTIAPAPGPGGPESGRPEPGSDG
- a CDS encoding RsmG family class I SAM-dependent methyltransferase encodes the protein MEALGLGATALDRAEAYLDLLARWNVRVNLTGARSAGDRVRLLVAPVLPALTLPHPGRLIDVGSGNGSPGLVLALLRDDLRAVLLEPRARRWAFLREATRAAGRDDVEVLRLRHDQYEGPPAPTVTLRGLALPLAPLARMVEPGGRLLVFGGRPREAGPFRREASPVDARDLQVFRREA
- a CDS encoding AAA family ATPase; amino-acid sequence: MGRVIAVANQKGGVGKTTTAINLAASLAAAERRVLAVDADPQGNLTSGLGRKIRESRPSLYEALIEQRPLEELIIATDLEQLSLVPSDRNLTGAEVELVPLLAREFRLKEALAPVTGRFDYVFIDCPPSLGLLTVNALVAADRVLIPLQCEYFALEGVSELTSTIQRIKRALNPSLEIEGVILTMVDERTNLTQQVIGEVRGHFHDQVFKTQVPRSVRLAEAPSFGKPVLLYDIRSKGAEAYLELAQELMSHGQMALFAR
- a CDS encoding ParB/RepB/Spo0J family partition protein, with the translated sequence MTGPKRRALGKGLSALLPIPEPEGGAVPLSEPGSAEVPIDHLDPNPFQPRSALDPARLGELAASLRESGMVQPILVRRVGERYQIIAGERRWRAARQIGLGTVPVVVREVPDERLLELALVENIQRQELTPLEEAQAFHRLQEEFRLTQEEVARRVGRERSTIANTLRLLRLPRELRDLLATGRLDAGHARALLALDGAEDQVALGREVARKGLSVREVERRVALLRAPRKRTSSRRDANTRAAEERLRAALGTRVRISRRGKGGTLRIPFSSEAELNRLFELLLRAGRGR
- a CDS encoding polymer-forming cytoskeletal protein, translating into MIKLKGLAAEDLNGFMDEGTEFLGELRFRDTLRIDGRLKGKIVSDNTLIIGESGQVDADIDCGVVSIRGTVSGRVHGRQRIELLAGSKVQATLISPKLVIEDGAFFQGDCQMGSPPKGAFLPAGGGGS